In one window of Kosmotoga pacifica DNA:
- a CDS encoding transposase has product MPRSARIVLEGIAHHITQRGNYRQNVFEDPEDRIKYLELIKEYSTKYELKIYAYCLMNNHVHFIVVPEREDSLAMTFKYAHMRYSQYFNRKHRRTGHLWQGRFYSCPLDQEHAISAVKYIERNPVRAKMVEFPWDYEWSSAGVHVDKSRAKSRSENTENRDSTQQWDSPRFLPLCDLSNLGFNWNPEGWREYLGCPDSDDFLSNIRSNTSAGRPFFSNEKVAEFENALGVSLKRRPRGRPKKGL; this is encoded by the coding sequence ATGCCAAGAAGCGCAAGAATTGTTCTTGAAGGTATTGCTCATCATATAACGCAAAGGGGTAATTATCGTCAAAATGTTTTTGAGGATCCTGAAGATAGGATCAAGTATCTTGAACTCATTAAGGAATATTCAACCAAATATGAGCTCAAGATATATGCATATTGTCTCATGAACAATCATGTTCATTTTATCGTCGTTCCTGAAAGAGAAGATTCTTTAGCCATGACTTTTAAGTACGCTCATATGAGATACTCACAGTATTTCAACCGAAAACACCGTAGGACAGGGCACCTCTGGCAGGGAAGATTCTATTCCTGCCCTCTTGATCAAGAACATGCTATTTCAGCTGTTAAATATATTGAGAGAAACCCCGTAAGAGCAAAGATGGTTGAATTTCCGTGGGATTATGAATGGTCGAGCGCTGGAGTACATGTGGATAAATCGAGAGCCAAAAGTCGAAGCGAAAATACAGAAAACAGGGACAGTACACAACAATGGGACAGTCCTCGTTTTCTTCCTTTATGTGATTTATCTAATTTGGGATTTAACTGGAATCCCGAGGGATGGAGAGAATATCTGGGATGTCCGGATAGTGATGATTTTCTTTCCAATATACGAAGTAATACTTCTGCTGGAAGACCGTTTTTTAGCAATGAAAAGGTTGCTGAATTCGAAAATGCTCTAGGCGTTTCGCTGAAGAGAAGGCCAAGAGGTAGACCGAAAAAGGGGTTGTAG
- a CDS encoding aminoglycoside phosphotransferase family protein, whose amino-acid sequence MIINEEVIWIVNSLVGEFEIIKDHRNNSNRTGVLEINANNKRLFIKIHNRLSRWSPEVYAYKNWTHILGEYAPKLIHFFNNDNFYGIITTPIYGKTVNEHQINDDDILEPIYYKAGELLKQLHDSFEGTYFGIPAIDGSPLESDVKTDPVDYINSALEGILKSGYDKGLLNNSDKELVEWCMKHSDVFANSKPVPTNWDFSQNNWMVDENAKFTGFIDFENMLWGIDVDSFGIVIERYTPNRPKLRKALFEGYGLENSEEKQLQLKIVSVKMAIADITYGASIGNARIFSLARNLMDNLKKPEFKIY is encoded by the coding sequence ATGATTATTAATGAAGAAGTTATTTGGATTGTGAATTCATTGGTAGGAGAATTTGAAATTATAAAAGATCATAGGAATAACAGTAACAGAACAGGTGTTTTAGAGATCAATGCAAACAATAAAAGACTGTTTATTAAAATTCATAACAGATTAAGTCGGTGGAGTCCTGAAGTTTATGCATATAAAAATTGGACTCATATACTTGGAGAGTATGCTCCTAAACTCATACATTTTTTTAATAACGATAATTTTTATGGAATAATTACTACCCCAATTTATGGAAAGACAGTAAATGAACATCAAATAAATGACGATGATATATTGGAACCAATTTACTATAAAGCGGGAGAATTACTTAAGCAACTACATGATAGCTTTGAAGGAACATATTTTGGTATTCCAGCGATTGATGGTTCACCTCTTGAAAGTGACGTAAAAACGGATCCTGTTGATTATATTAATTCTGCATTAGAAGGCATTTTGAAATCAGGATATGATAAAGGATTACTTAATAATAGTGATAAGGAATTGGTTGAATGGTGTATGAAGCATAGTGATGTCTTTGCAAATAGCAAGCCAGTTCCTACAAACTGGGACTTTTCACAAAATAACTGGATGGTTGATGAGAATGCTAAGTTCACTGGCTTTATAGATTTCGAAAATATGCTTTGGGGAATTGATGTTGACAGTTTTGGAATAGTGATTGAAAGGTATACTCCAAATAGGCCTAAGTTAAGGAAAGCTTTGTTTGAGGGATATGGATTAGAAAATAGTGAGGAAAAACAGCTACAACTTAAAATTGTAAGCGTTAAAATGGCTATAGCAGATATAACATATGGAGCAAGTATTGGTAATGCTAGAATCTTCTCACTAGCGAGAAATTTGATGGATAACTTAAAAAAGCCAGAATTCAAGATATATTAA
- a CDS encoding prenyltransferase/squalene oxidase repeat-containing protein encodes MKLKILVIILTVFSSLFFGAINIDQAIDSGIAFLRNNQEPNGTWFYNDILVSHEIIESLVSAFGVEYVNDMAVNFAEYVIKSVEPQTAFLSYDYLFKLDDLNLLSKYMSLNLAYKILGKPNLKFELKIDRLILKKESEILSMQDSEFMQVLRFLTIGKFVLTPKIAERALFMLEKEENVKRLECYYLLKYGYPVSEETINSIAEYMKSEVEKCKKEKGAISEGKLTQLTLGAIILSLGESDNSITKEIIDFLLSKQNEDGSWGNSEEIVTTFMTTALVLEALGYFGD; translated from the coding sequence ATGAAACTCAAAATATTGGTTATTATATTAACAGTATTTTCTTCGTTATTCTTTGGAGCCATAAATATTGATCAAGCAATAGACAGTGGAATCGCGTTTTTACGGAATAATCAAGAACCGAACGGCACGTGGTTTTATAATGATATCTTAGTCAGTCATGAGATTATCGAATCGCTTGTGAGCGCTTTTGGCGTTGAGTATGTGAATGACATGGCTGTGAATTTTGCTGAATACGTGATCAAGAGCGTTGAACCACAAACCGCATTTCTTTCATACGACTATCTTTTCAAACTCGATGATTTGAATTTGCTCAGCAAATATATGTCGTTGAACCTGGCTTATAAAATCCTGGGTAAGCCAAACCTGAAGTTTGAGTTGAAAATCGACAGGCTTATCCTCAAGAAAGAATCAGAGATACTTTCCATGCAAGACTCAGAATTCATGCAGGTTTTACGCTTTTTAACCATAGGTAAGTTTGTACTCACTCCAAAAATAGCCGAGAGAGCATTATTCATGCTCGAAAAAGAAGAAAATGTGAAAAGGTTGGAATGCTATTACCTTTTGAAATATGGTTATCCTGTTTCTGAAGAAACGATAAATAGTATCGCTGAATATATGAAATCAGAAGTAGAAAAGTGCAAGAAAGAAAAAGGCGCGATTTCTGAAGGCAAACTGACACAGCTTACCCTTGGAGCAATAATTCTAAGCCTTGGAGAATCGGATAATAGCATAACCAAAGAAATTATCGATTTCTTGCTGTCAAAGCAGAACGAAGACGGAAGCTGGGGAAACAGCGAGGAAATTGTGACAACATTCATGACAACCGCTCTTGTTTTAGAAGCTCTGGGGTATTTTGGAGATTAG
- a CDS encoding DEAD/DEAH box helicase — MKIAAKEEAGYRECQVGAAWATLAHFTSSKSPALISMPTGSGKTALMMILSFLLKADRVFIIEPVVILRDQTAKKFASLKDLREAGLYIGSSENPKVHNNTGKITNIEMWQEFRAYDAIVATPHTMSPEYEGICAPPDDLLTQDTLLFVDEAHHSSAKTWRRLIKSFRKCKVVLLTATPFRNDKRRLMAKLIYHYPMHRAIKSSIYSKIKYHNVICQEPKNKNRELSEKAKRVFEDHRKKYPGARLLVRAEGVKHSKKLLDLYTDIGLKIKEVNYKKTLSENQNTLEELKKGNLDGIICIDQIGEGLDVPSLKVAVLHKPKQSFPATIQFIGRICRKTSEDAGEPQLIACADDVKGRLRQLYLRDNAWEELIPELIDKIIDRSTKRVKFHEFADIDVAVDILPEDLEPFFSVRVYNVTNIKRLNLDTEFELDRKTDVVFRELSDNGEWLTVITETERNIPWASKVDLKTLRFDLHVFYLCNNKKLFFEYTTADSIASEIRKYLGENSLKRLEASEITNAIRAADSEYLMLGLSSLAKSSGSLPSYKTYMGNQIENAIRITDGRTFIPGHALARYPEGKTRGIGCFQGRVWSIKRGPINEFIEWCDDVAKCLSQGREGKLPNVEFLSTGRSIKKFPSSPYMIYCFWDPRLSVTMYNSKKSKCQIESISFSTFKLSNDKKTLLGNLLIHCKDETQKVKYKYSLRSPYWDFGEKTISLIVDKGDGGETVDLKDFLAMYPPVIFLKDGGIVKGGTLYSTSTDLKLSDNFLDSKRDWSKCDIYVEFEDVKKNRKPLEGFLTIHDQLEEWLKEEAKNSQTLIIKDHSTGEIADFITLNFELNLVSFYHCKACTVSKKPGARICELKALEQALRSINYVSSRSLLKEISQRIDSGTRKNTKLIKGDRETLEKNKDHFRGNEWDYEVIMVSPGLDCSEALKRKGTRTLLASCYEWLASANARFRVIGIESSKAAYGGKGIKDVRGKK, encoded by the coding sequence TTGAAGATAGCAGCTAAAGAAGAAGCGGGATATCGGGAATGCCAAGTTGGCGCAGCGTGGGCGACACTAGCGCACTTTACCAGTAGTAAATCACCGGCTCTCATTTCTATGCCAACTGGATCAGGAAAAACCGCTCTGATGATGATACTGTCTTTCCTATTGAAAGCAGACCGTGTTTTTATAATAGAACCTGTCGTGATTCTTCGCGATCAGACTGCTAAAAAGTTTGCTTCTTTAAAGGATTTAAGAGAGGCTGGCCTATATATTGGTTCATCAGAAAACCCAAAAGTTCATAATAATACTGGTAAAATAACAAACATAGAAATGTGGCAGGAATTCAGAGCCTACGACGCAATTGTAGCTACCCCACACACTATGAGTCCTGAATACGAAGGTATATGTGCTCCCCCTGATGATCTCTTGACTCAGGACACTTTATTGTTTGTTGACGAAGCACATCACTCCTCAGCAAAAACGTGGCGTAGATTGATTAAGTCTTTCCGTAAATGTAAAGTAGTTCTTCTTACAGCTACTCCTTTCCGAAATGATAAGAGAAGATTGATGGCAAAACTGATCTATCATTATCCAATGCATCGTGCGATTAAATCTTCCATCTACTCAAAGATCAAATATCACAATGTAATCTGTCAGGAACCAAAAAATAAGAACAGAGAACTATCAGAGAAAGCAAAGAGAGTCTTTGAAGATCACAGAAAAAAATATCCCGGCGCTAGATTGCTTGTTCGTGCTGAAGGTGTTAAACATTCCAAGAAGCTTCTAGATCTCTACACTGACATTGGTTTGAAAATCAAAGAAGTCAATTACAAAAAAACTCTTTCTGAAAACCAGAACACGTTGGAAGAGTTAAAAAAAGGGAATCTTGATGGAATAATTTGCATTGATCAAATAGGAGAGGGTCTTGATGTGCCGAGCTTGAAAGTTGCAGTGCTACACAAACCAAAACAATCTTTTCCGGCGACAATTCAGTTTATTGGCAGAATTTGCCGCAAAACCTCTGAAGATGCTGGTGAACCACAGCTAATTGCTTGTGCGGACGATGTTAAAGGAAGACTTAGACAATTGTATTTGAGGGATAATGCCTGGGAGGAGTTAATTCCTGAATTAATTGATAAAATTATCGACCGTTCTACGAAAAGAGTCAAATTTCACGAATTTGCAGACATAGATGTTGCCGTTGACATTCTTCCAGAAGATTTGGAACCGTTCTTTAGTGTTAGAGTTTATAATGTAACTAATATCAAGAGATTGAATTTAGACACAGAATTTGAACTGGATAGAAAGACAGATGTTGTCTTTCGTGAATTAAGCGACAACGGAGAATGGTTAACAGTAATTACAGAGACTGAAAGAAATATTCCTTGGGCCTCAAAAGTCGATCTAAAAACTCTCAGATTTGATCTCCATGTATTTTACCTTTGTAATAACAAAAAGCTATTCTTCGAGTATACGACTGCTGACTCTATTGCTTCGGAGATCAGGAAATATCTTGGTGAAAATTCGCTTAAAAGACTTGAAGCATCAGAAATTACTAATGCTATTAGAGCCGCTGACTCAGAGTATTTAATGCTTGGGCTTTCGAGTCTTGCCAAATCATCGGGATCACTGCCTAGTTATAAAACTTATATGGGCAATCAGATAGAAAACGCTATTAGGATAACCGATGGAAGAACTTTCATACCTGGACATGCTCTTGCTAGGTACCCAGAAGGGAAAACCAGGGGAATTGGTTGTTTTCAGGGAAGGGTATGGTCAATAAAGCGGGGGCCAATAAATGAATTCATAGAATGGTGTGATGATGTTGCAAAATGTCTCTCGCAGGGAAGAGAAGGCAAATTACCCAATGTCGAATTTCTCTCAACGGGTAGAAGTATCAAGAAGTTCCCTTCATCGCCTTACATGATTTATTGTTTTTGGGATCCAAGGCTGAGTGTAACAATGTACAATTCAAAAAAATCTAAATGTCAGATTGAAAGTATATCATTTTCCACTTTCAAATTAAGTAATGATAAAAAAACGCTCCTCGGAAATCTTTTGATACACTGTAAAGATGAAACTCAAAAAGTAAAGTATAAGTATTCGCTCAGGAGCCCCTATTGGGACTTTGGAGAGAAAACTATTAGTCTTATTGTAGATAAGGGTGATGGTGGTGAAACCGTAGACCTTAAGGATTTCCTGGCAATGTATCCCCCAGTAATTTTCCTTAAAGATGGTGGAATTGTCAAAGGTGGAACTCTGTACTCAACATCAACCGATTTGAAGTTAAGTGATAACTTTTTAGATTCAAAGAGAGATTGGAGTAAGTGTGATATATATGTTGAGTTTGAAGATGTGAAAAAAAACAGGAAACCTCTAGAAGGTTTTCTCACCATCCACGATCAATTGGAAGAATGGCTCAAGGAAGAAGCAAAAAACAGCCAAACCTTGATTATAAAAGATCATTCAACTGGAGAAATTGCCGATTTCATCACTTTGAATTTTGAATTGAATTTAGTTAGTTTTTATCACTGTAAGGCATGTACCGTTTCTAAGAAACCAGGTGCACGAATATGCGAATTGAAAGCACTGGAACAAGCTTTGAGAAGCATCAATTATGTTAGCTCTCGTTCACTACTGAAGGAGATCTCGCAAAGAATCGATAGCGGGACAAGGAAGAATACAAAACTTATTAAAGGAGATAGAGAAACACTTGAAAAAAACAAAGATCACTTTCGTGGCAATGAATGGGATTACGAAGTAATAATGGTTAGCCCTGGACTGGATTGTTCGGAAGCTCTAAAGAGAAAAGGAACGAGAACACTCCTTGCATCATGCTATGAGTGGCTTGCAAGTGCCAACGCAAGATTTAGAGTAATCGGAATTGAAAGTTCTAAAGCTGCTTACGGTGGAAAAGGCATAAAAGATGTACGAGGGAAAAAGTGA
- a CDS encoding ATP-binding protein, which produces MGLSRANSEYYREYPSWKYSLFVPQIIDIHFRLMNAIIGYLAMSKIPTINVEGMCNEWGIGKVKLYQLLHVMDATGLIRIIYCENDTKTFSKGARIFLADPSFYSVLGGNIGTKREAFAVAAFSNTGKKVFACKNEEAGDFLVDGVVLEVGGKNKAKKS; this is translated from the coding sequence ATGGGACTATCGAGAGCAAATAGTGAATATTATCGAGAATATCCTTCATGGAAATATTCCCTTTTTGTACCTCAGATCATCGATATTCACTTTAGATTGATGAATGCAATAATAGGCTATCTCGCCATGTCAAAGATTCCAACTATAAATGTAGAAGGCATGTGCAACGAATGGGGTATTGGTAAGGTAAAGTTGTACCAGTTGTTGCATGTTATGGATGCCACAGGATTGATAAGAATAATCTATTGTGAAAACGACACTAAAACCTTTTCAAAGGGAGCCAGAATTTTTCTTGCTGACCCATCTTTTTACTCCGTTCTTGGAGGAAACATCGGAACAAAACGGGAAGCATTTGCTGTTGCTGCCTTTTCGAACACCGGTAAAAAAGTGTTTGCCTGCAAGAATGAGGAAGCGGGAGATTTTCTTGTAGACGGTGTCGTTCTTGAAGTAGGTGGGAAAAATAAAGCAAAAAAGAGCTGA